From the genome of Chroicocephalus ridibundus chromosome 1, bChrRid1.1, whole genome shotgun sequence, one region includes:
- the REP15 gene encoding LOW QUALITY PROTEIN: rab15 effector protein (The sequence of the model RefSeq protein was modified relative to this genomic sequence to represent the inferred CDS: inserted 1 base in 1 codon; deleted 1 base in 1 codon; substituted 2 bases at 2 genomic stop codons) — MWXQPPPAQKMRQAVSHEVDXENKVETLVICEVFSQGVVHESQRLKDCLGFMDPQSKFQTATNMLSEIFVLNFINFCXGKGVEERSTTSKMSKQQSSLFRVDWIWTLSRADTQIKLQTAMQASQLAELFCSEGGPAEVVDCCWETTLADEHFQNRNRFEKLVEFCRLVGQDCLGLFIVFSVAGKSKDTHRVMPDSIAKEEQKCHLLGSNALQQFVISTHSFLPTKDMLENCLGAKNRPKAMGNVYINFL; from the exons ATGTGGTAACAACCTCCTCCTGCACAGAAAATGCGCCAGGCGGTCTCACATGAGGTCGACTAGGAGAACAAGGTTGAAACTCTTGTCATCTGTGAAGTCTTCAGTCAAGGTGTGGTTCATGAATCTCAAAGGCTGAAGGACTGTCTTGGTTTCATGGATCCTCAGAGCAAATTCCAGACAGCCACAAACATGCTGAGCGAGATCTTTGTGCTCAACTTCATCAACTTCT ATGGAAAAGGAGTGGAGGAACGTAGCACAACCAGCAAAATGAGCAAGCAGCAGTCCTCCCTGTTCAGAGTGGACTGGATCTGGACTCTGTCTAGAGCTGACACGCAAATCAAACTTCAGACTGCCATGCAGGCTTCACAGCTAGCCGAGCTTTTCTGTAGCGAAGGTGGCCCCGCTGAGGTGGTGGACTGCTGCTGGGAAACCACACTGGCAGATGAGCACTTCCAAAACAGGAACAGGTTTGAGAAGCTGGTGGAGTTCTGCCGCCTGGTGGGGCAGGACTGCCTCGGCTTGTTCATCGTGTTCAGCGTGGCAGGGAAGTCCAAGGATACACACAGAGTCATGCCAGACAGCATTGCCAAGGAAGAGCAAAAATGCCACCTGTTGGGCAGCAATGCGCTACAGCAATTTGTCATAAGTACTCACAGCTTCCTGCCCACAAAAGACATGTTGGAAAACTGTCTCGGCGCA AAAAACAGACCGAAGGCGATGGGCAACGTGTACATAAACTTTCTGTAA